In Naumovozyma castellii chromosome 1, complete genome, one DNA window encodes the following:
- the NCAS0A12750 gene encoding glycoside hydrolase family 76 protein (ancestral locus Anc_2.570) has product MNIIYLLFTVSSFSFPIAAVDLNLNSLQSLQNATSLVAYGLMDYYTGDQYGQTVGMFSDPYYWWEAGGAWGTMLDYWYFMQNDTYNDIITAALLHQVGTDNNYIPLNQSTTEGNDDQAFWGITVMTAAERNFTNPPEDQPQWLYLAQAVFNTMALRWDADSCGGGLRWQIFVWNSGYDYKNSVSNGALFHMAARLARYTGNQSYVDWAERVYDWMSDVGLISNGSYKFVYDGASTTDNCTVLTTYQWTYNQGLLLSGAAYLYNYTGSDTWLLRTNQLLNASSVFFNNSILYEAACQKSGTCNNDQRSFKAYFLRFLGQTAQLVSETQPTIMKWLNASAYAAAQSCSGGTDGHTCGLNWFSGGWDGMYGLGEQMSALEALVNTRVLHLPGPYNSTDGGSSIGNSAAGTEQEATNLAPLHITDGSKAAAAIITSVVGISIVAAGVWLII; this is encoded by the coding sequence atgaatattatttactTATTATTTACAGTGTCAAGTTTTAGCTTCCCAATTGCCGCTGTGGACCTGAACTTGAACAGTTTACAATCGTTACAAAATGCAACTTCCTTAGTAGCATACGGTCTGATGGATTATTACACAGGTGATCAATACGGTCAAACTGTCGGGATGTTCTCCGATCCATACTACTGGTGGGAAGCAGGTGGTGCATGGGGTACCATGTTGGATTATTGGTATTTTATGCAGAATGACACTTACAATGATATAATAACGGCAGCCTTGCTACATCAAGTGGGTACTGACAACAACTATATTCCTTTAAATCAGTCAACAACAGAAGGGAATGATGATCAAGCATTTTGGGGCATTACTGTGATGACTGCTGCAGAAAGGAATTTCACAAATCCTCCTGAGGACCAACCTCAATGGCTATATTTAGCACAAGCAGTGTTTAATACGATGGCATTAAGGTGGGACGCTGATAGCTGTGGAGGTGGTCTAAGATGGCAAATTTTTGTTTGGAATTCTGGCTATGACTATAAGAATTCTGTCTCAAATGGTGCATTATTTCATATGGCTGCCAGACTGGCACGATATACTGGAAATCAAAGTTATGTCGATTGGGCAGAAAGGGTATACGATTGGATGTCTGACGTTGGTCTCATATCGAATGGGTCGTACAAATTTGTGTATGACGGTGCTAGTACAACAGATAATTGTACTGTACTTACAACCTACCAGTGGACTTATAACCAAGGGTTATTGCTCTCAGGTGCTGCATATTTATACAACTACACTGGCTCTGATACTTGGCTTCTTCGAACAAATCAATTACTAAATGCATCAAGTGTGTTCTTCAATAACAGTATCCTTTATGAAGCAGCCTGTCAGAAGAGTGGGACATGTAATAACGATCAGCGATCGTTCAAAGCCTATTTTTTACGATTCTTAGGTCAAACTGCTCAGCTAGTATCGGAAACACAACCAACAATTATGAAATGGTTAAATGCATCAGCATATGCAGCAGCTCAATCATGTTCAGGTGGGACTGATGGTCATACATGTGGTTTAAATTGGTTTTCAGGAGGATGGGATGGAATGTATGGTCTTGGTGAGCAGATGTCTGCATTAGAAGCTCTGGTAAACACAAGAGTACTCCACCTTCCAGGCCCATATAACTCAACAGATGGGGGATCCTCTATAGGAAATAGTGCTGCAGGAACTGAGCAAGAAGCAACCAATTTGGCACCTCTTCACATAACAGATGGTTCCAAAGCAGCTGCAGCAATCATCACATCAGTTGTTGGTATCTCAATCGTTGCAGCAGGCGTGTGGCTAATAATATGA
- the MSS1 gene encoding Mss1p (ancestral locus Anc_2.573): protein MFRLFNVFQYARMSTISSAINLPTIYALSTPPGQRSAIALIRVTGTQSKYIYHKLTGKEKNPVPRKAMYRNLYMPGSNILLDSTIVLYFKAPHSFTGEDIIELHCHGGRAVTSAILNSIQALNDMENGIDIRYAGPGEFSRRSFQNDKFDLTELESINQLIDSETELQRRCALSSFNGENKVMFQNWRQTLIENMAPLTAIVDFGEEIEIEGMESILNNIKRDVLKLKKEVQSFIERIEKSSILQNGIRISLLGKPNAGKSSLINSLTNNDVSIVSSIPGTTRDSIDAPIDINGYKVIITDTAGLREQSDDIIENLGIERAIEKSKRSDICLFVLEADSSMKIDESLNKLLLSKELQDKKVILVVNKEDLIINKDELRTMIHNLNNEMKNQYPILPISCLNQCGISDLIDLLTKEFKELSDTSDGADPIIMSQRVKDILINDVIFGLNSFIDCLDSDIDIVLATENLNLAIEGIGKITGQVVGIEEVLDVVFANFCVGK, encoded by the coding sequence ATGTTTCGTCTTTTTAACGTCTTCCAATATGCAAGAATGAGCACTATTTCTTCTGCGATAAATTTACCAACAATATATGCACTTTCAACACCTCCAGGACAAAGATCAGCAATTGCGCTCATTAGAGTTACCGGTACTCAATCgaaatatatttatcatAAATTAACTGGCAAAGAAAAGAATCCGGTTCCCAGAAAGGCGATGTACCGGAATCTGTATATGCCAGGATCGAATATCTTATTAGATTCGACGATAGTTCTATATTTCAAAGCTCCGCATTCCTTCACTGGTGAAGATATAATAGAACTTCATTGTCATGGGGGCAGGGCAGTTACATCTGCAATTTTGAACTCCATTCAAGCATTAAATGATATGGAGAACGGTATTGATATACGGTATGCCGGACCTGGTGAATTCTCTCGAagatcttttcaaaatgacaAATTTGATTTGACTGAATTAGAAAGTATAAACCAATTGATCGATTCTGAAACGGAATTGCAAAGGAGATGTGCGTTATCTAGCTTTAATGGTGAGAATAAGGTAATGTTTCAGAATTGGAGACAAACCctaattgaaaatatggCACCATTAACCGCCATAGTGGACTTCGGTGAAGAAATCGAAATCGAAGGTATGGAATCGATCCTGAACAACATTAAAAGGGAtgtattaaaattaaaaaaagaGGTGCAAAGTTTTATTGAAAGGATAGAGAAATCATCTATTCTACAGAATGGTATTAGAATAAGCTTACTGGGGAAACCGAATGCGGGgaaatcatcattgataAACAGTCTTACTAATAATGACGTTTCTATTGTAAGTTCGATTCCTGGAACAACTAGAGATTCTATTGACGCTCCTATTGATATTAACGGATATAAAGTAATTATTACTGATACAGCTGGGTTAAGAGAACAGTCAGAtgatatcattgaaaatttgggTATCGAGAGAGCCATCGAGAAGAGTAAACGAAGTGATAtatgtttatttgttttaGAGGCAGACAGTTCTATGAAAATTGATGAGTCCTTAAACAAACTACTTCTATCAAAGGAGCTACAAGATAAAAAGGTCATCCTGGTCGTCAATAAAGAGGATTTAATTATAAATAAGGATGAACTTCGAACAATGATACATAACTTAAACAATGAAATGAAAAACCAATATCCAATTTTGCCGATATCTTGCCTCAATCAATGTGGTATTTCTGATCTTATTGATCTTTTGACAAAAGagtttaaagaattatcTGATACAAGCGATGGAGCAGATCCTATTATTATGTCCCAACGAGtaaaagatattttaataaatgacGTGATATTTGGGCTCAATTCGTTTATTGATTGCTTGGATAGTGATATAGATATTGTTCTCGCTACagagaatttgaatttggcAATTGAAGGAATAGGTAAGATAACTGGACAGGTAGTTGGGATTGAAGAAGTGCTAGATGTTGTGTTTGCCAACTTCTGTGTGGGTAAATGA
- the NCAS0A12800 gene encoding putative methyltransferase (ancestral locus Anc_2.578), whose translation MTTDLPPRFFTNDKGTFGEYTAAVRWPIIVQNAVDDMKKELKTVASDDLEKIKQGTTITNELVEFRQEILDRKPLRPFTLEEAEIASVPGSYNEYLIAHNGVTWDKVEWLFSEIYLYRRVNVYFKCQPLWKDFDIFDGLKQFTFKSSLHGVVELAMRYKTLSSQFATISEDKELLEILFKEFIEISLWGNATDLSLLTNATLEDLKSVQGAKVRAASEAKIVVNDTEKAWKKLMTLRDSGCKNVRVDFVLDNSGFELYADLMFAAFLLKTNLAQKIKLHGKDIPYMVSDVMLKDFHILLKDLKDRSFFPVDSESEESKAFDQFADDISTFFTNNQIEFEADSFWTTDLDYWNIDPSENKYNGAKVYKDLLKSNLVIFKGDLNYRKLTGDRAWPRTTAWNVAIGPLATNGITLLSLRTCKADVQVALPTGLDEGLTQLWEKDHPGQGSWWCCSGKWAVICYATSN comes from the coding sequence ATGACTACTGACCTACCCCCACGTTTTTTTACTAATGATAAGGGTACATTTGGTGAATACACAGCGGCTGTTCGTTGGCCAATTATTGTACAAAATGCAGTAGACgatatgaagaaagaattgaaaacaGTTGCTTCCGATGATctggaaaagattaaacAAGGGACTACTATTACCAACGAACTGGTTGAGTTTCGTCAAGAGATCCTCGACCGTAAACCTCTACGTCCATTTACACTAGAAGAAGCCGAGATTGCGTCGGTACCAGGATCCTATAATGAATATCTTATAGCTCATAATGGCGTTACTTGGGATAAGGTTGAATGGTTATTTTCTGAAATCTATTTATATAGAAGAGTTAACGTTTATTTCAAATGCCAACCACTCTGGAAAGATTTCGATATTTTTGATGGGTTGAAACAATTCACCTTTAAGTCTTCATTGCATGGTGTTGTTGAATTGGCTATGAGATATAAGACTCTTTCTTCTCAATTTGCTACCATTTCtgaagataaagaattacTCGAAATTctattcaaagaatttattgaaatttcattatgGGGGAATGCTACCGATCTATCATTGTTAACTAATGCTACCTTGGAAGACCTTAAGTCTGTCCAAGGTGCTAAAGTAAGGGCCGCCTCAGAAGCCAAGATTGTTGTGAATGATACTGAGAAGGCctggaagaaattaatgacGTTGAGAGATAGTGGCTGTAAAAATGTTAGGGTTGATTTTGTTTTAGACAATTCTGGCTTTGAATTATATGCCGACTTGATGTTTGCTGCATTCCTATTGAAGACAAACTTGGCTCAAAAGATTAAATTACATGGCAAGGACATTCCATATATGGTTAGTGATGTAATGCTAAAAGACTTCCATATTCTATTGAAAGACTTGAAGGACAGATCATTTTTTCCTGTGGACTCAGAATCTGAAGAATCAAAGGCCTTTGACCAGTTTGCTGACGATATCTCAACTTTTTTTACTAATAACCAAATCGAATTCGAGGCAGATTCCTTCTGGACCACCGATTTAGATTATTGGAACATTGATCCTAGTGAAAACAAGTACAATGGTGCTAAGGTTTACAAggatttattgaaatcCAATTTGGTGATCTTTAAGGGTGATTTGAATTACAGAAAATTGACTGGTGACAGAGCATGGCCACGTACTACGGCCTGGAACGTTGCCATTGGTCCTCTCGCCACAAACGGCATCACCCTGTTAAGTTTAAGAACTTGCAAGGCTGATGTTCAAGTAGCTTTACCAACTGGGCTCGACGAGGGGCTAACACAGTTATGGGAAAAGGACCATCCTGGTCAAGGATCTTGGTGGTGTTGTAGTGGTAAATGGGCCGTTATCTGTTACGCAACCtccaattaa
- the PEX12 gene encoding ubiquitin-protein ligase peroxin 12 (ancestral locus Anc_2.576) encodes MSFYSNLPTTSNELSASTIYPTIFEILSSQELDALFPASIRYLLTNYWISRFPSWTTLQVNNYFDEWFNLLIKGLVEAYHLKNFNTTFIDKFYGLQRFSTRDQALLKAQIQSLQNGKAKSWPLELQLTKEQRMVIFLQKIILPYIKNNLDDIHRKIVTESAFGSRPEEEKPSILAKIKLLLKAVIQKYYPTFKRICFLLNMTTRLSFLMGKNASMSFLDYCFNIGYMRMVLPLQKKQLYGYGSTKDKVLRLKRVLGQNKMAQLNKLRHVLSQTAVVGSYAGSQLFPSFVFGLRVYQWWVTEDLSAKLQKKIDTMDEKIPRPPNKSSLEVSSSETCPVCQLTVQNPCVLETGYVTCYPCAIKYITKHEGRCPVTNKKLLGCKYDEVTQSWRVTNGLRKLLI; translated from the coding sequence ATGAGCTTTTATTCTAACCTGCCGACAACATCCAATGAACTTTCGGCATCGACAATATACCCCACTATATTTGAGATACTCTCATCTCAGGAGCTAGATGCCCTCTTCCCAGCGTCCATTAGATATCTGCTAACAAATTACTGGATTAGTCGGTTTCCATCTTGGACCACTTTACAGGTGAATAACTATTTTGATGAATGGTTTAATTTACTGATAAAGGGGCTCGTGGAGGCATACCACCTCAAGAACTTCAATACTACCTTTATTGACAAATTCTATGGCCTTCAAAGGTTTAGTACTAGGGATCAAGCTCTACTGAAGGCCCAGATTCAATCCTTACAAAATGGTAAAGCTAAATCGTGGCCACTTGAATTACAATTAACAAAAGAGCAACGTATGGTTATTTTCCTacaaaaaattattctaccatatattaaaaataaccTTGATGATATACATCGCAAGATTGTCACTGAGTCTGCATTTGGTAGCCGACCAGAAGAGGAGAAACCAAGTATCCTTGCAAAAATAAAGCTACTCCTGAAAGCAGTGATCCAGAAATATTATCCGACCTTTAAGAGGATATGCTTCCTGTTGAACATGACAACCAGGTTGTCATTTCTAATGGGTAAGAATGCATCCATGTCTTTCCTTGATTATTGTTTTAACATAGGCTATATGAGGATGGTCTTACCTCTCCAGAAAAAGCAGCTTTATGGATATGGTTCTACGAAGGACAAGGTACTACGTTTGAAAAGGGTATTGGGGCAGAATAAAATGGCGCAGCTCAATAAACTTCGCCATGTTCTTTCCCAGACGGCAGTAGTAGGATCGTATGCTGGTAGCCAGCTTTTTCCTAGTTTTGTATTTGGCCTGAGAGTGTACCAATGGTGGGTGACAGAGGATTTAAGTGCTAAATTgcaaaagaaaattgataCAATGGATGAAAAGATTCCAAGACCTCCAAACAAATCAAGTTTGGAGGTAAGCTCATCCGAAACTTGTCCTGTATGTCAACTTACTGTGCAGAACCCGTGTGTTTTGGAGACAGGATATGTTACATGTTATCCATGTGcaattaaatatatcaCCAAGCATGAGGGAAGATGCCCTGTTACCAATAAAAAGCTCTTAGGATGTAAATATGATGAAGTCACACAATCCTGGAGAGTAACTAATGGATTAAGAAAGTTATTAATCTaa
- the CSI1 gene encoding Csi1p (ancestral locus Anc_2.575), with protein sequence MHCPEKVVNVETQLLQDVAYQYELKSIHSTNREPLCFILLGNESDDNIVTLSKAIHLRLTDNFDIDEEKMLRSIELIRVTNKSLVPLGFMVLNSRLYEYDKIISKIVKIIGSINLLFEYEPNLTNNQNGKVIPEEDLLLNCCMIENSGTQLTRIGFIIKDFPISIPVEDTPVAQRASNDSFITRKLLHGSHTELNDRGQDSDDEKAEEQIKMLIKRINRMSSYLKTNTRYNDEILRKISVVVSQLRRGSTDDIEQEIINKESEIRIIQLACEQWEISNGEY encoded by the coding sequence ATGCATTGTCCGGAGAAAGTAGTAAACGTTGAAACTCAACTTCTACAAGATGTTGCTTATCAGTATGAGTTAAAAAGTATCCATTCAACTAACAGGGAACCATTGTGTTTCATACTATTAGGAAATGAATCTGATGATAATATAGTTACATTATCGAAAGCTATCCATCTACGATTGACAGATAATTTTGACATAGATGAGGAAAAGATGCTCAGGAGTATTGAATTAATAAGAGTAACTAATAAATCATTGGTTCCACTTGGCTTTATGGTTCTCAATAGCCGTCTTTACGAATATGACAAGATAATCAGCAAAATAGTCAAAATTATTGGCTCCATTAATCTTCTATTTGAATATGAACCCAATTTGACTAACAACCAGAATGGGAAAGTCATCCCTGAGGAAgatttgttgttgaattgCTGTATGATAGAAAACTCAGGTACTCAGTTGACACGAATAGGGTTTATAATAAAAGACTTCCCAATTTCTATCCCTGTGGAAGATACACCAGTAGCACAGCGTGCTAGTAATGATAGTTTTATAACGAGGAAGCTTTTACATGGAAGTCATACAGAATTGAACGATCGAGGTCAGGATTCAGACGACGAAAAGGCAGAAGAgcaaataaaaatgttaaTTAAACGAATCAACCGTATGTCAAGTTACCTAAAAACTAATACCAGATATAATGATGAGATCCTAAGAAAAATATCTGTAGTAGTATCTCAATTGAGAAGAGGTTCGACGGATGATATAGAGcaagaaattataaataAGGAAAGTGAAATACGAATCATCCAACTTGCATGTGAACAGTGGGAAATCTCCAATGGGGAGTATTGA
- the MRPL3 gene encoding mitochondrial 54S ribosomal protein mL44 (ancestral locus Anc_2.574), with translation MLQTNSSYQILASAKTRISSLASSEIHLLSLRKYSTSGNVERKPRRTRDAELLAYKQYYQKLKLLTQNEIPNDVVANSPPLITLHKRLNLPQEFSMSMLSRCLTCQSSELPNTTQPSTILAKRETLFSKDFCDNKGLNIFGKNILSYHVTNSILKKYPRLPTIVLNAAIAAYLSEHVLASIGKNWGIESERRTVMERFLINEPYDITLGKLRFYNNAMGKNDGIELISLKKQFNETKAMALAVRSIIGSLWAVTHTTKPEMTFKFIDDHIISRKLDVSKMFMFEQPTRELAKLCEREGLERPISKLMAESGRLSKAPVFIVGAFSGKEKLGEGYGSSLKEAKARAATDALLKWYCYQPTEGQSPVVDHGAVIV, from the coding sequence ATGCTGCAGACCAATAGCAGTTACCAAATCCTTGCATCAGCGAAGACTCGAATTTCAAGTCTTGCGTCCTCTGAAATCCATTTACTATCTCTAAGAAAGTACTCTACATCTGGTAATGTGGAACGAAAACCTCGACGTACCAGGGACGCTGAACTACTAGCATATAAGCAGTATTACCAAAAACTAAAATTACTTACACAGAATGAGATCCCAAATGACGTAGTTGCTAATTCACCGCCTCTGATAACCTTACATAAAAGACTTAATCTACCCCAAGAATTCTCCATGTCAATGCTTTCTAGATGCCTGACCTGTCAATCATCGGAACTCCCCAATACAACACAGCCTTCTACCATCCTTGCGAAGAGGgaaactttattttctaaagaTTTTTGTGATAATAAGGGCCTAAACATATTTGggaagaatattttaagTTATCATGTTACGAACTccattttaaaaaaataccCAAGATTGCCCACCATTGTATTAAATGCAGCAATTGCAGCTTACCTTTCCGAGCATGTCCTTGCCTCCATTGGTAAAAATTGGGGGATCGAATCTGAAAGAAGAACAGTCATGGAGAGATTTCTTATAAATGAACCATATGATATAACGTTAGGGAAATTGAGATTTTATAATAATGCCATGGGTAAGAATGATGGCATTGAACtgatttcattaaagaagCAATTCAATGAAACCAAGGCAATGGCTTTGGCAGTAAGAAGTATAATTGGCTCATTATGGGCCGTTACCCACACTACCAAACCTGAAATGacatttaaatttatcgATGATCATATAATTAGCAGAAAATTGGATGTATCGAAAATGTTTATGTTTGAGCAGCCCACACGAGAACTAGCCAAATTATGTGAGCGTGAGGGTTTAGAGAGACCTATTTCTAAACTAATGGCAGAATCTGGTAGATTATCTAAGGCTCCAGTCTTCATCGTTGGTGCTTTTTCAGGAAAGGAAAAGTTAGGTGAAGGCTATGGTTCTTCATTGAAAGAAGCAAAAGCAAGGGCTGCTACTGACGCTCTCTTGAAATGGTATTGCTACCAACCAACTGAGGGACAAAGTCCGGTAGTTGATCATGGGGCAGTAATTGTTTAA
- the TAP42 gene encoding Tap42p (ancestral locus Anc_2.581), with protein sequence MSASERYTAILKIYTEELEHPTLRQDSEEYQTLLTSTIQDLLSLKTIVYGKLALFSNNETLDDISTNSLKFLSIDYYLGTMCSKKQATAKQVGDPSSKNRMKVKFLEKSVQIIMQFLTMLQDYEILDTMLARKIDSFADAFKPKLEELYFQPSNSTDLSGAEMKRQQKIEMFQQTKMINNKLKELESRLKNKGDEDMDGQDNKDDELLRSLYVQKLKSLSYQSFNEIEQILYESELLNNFLQRAPNMEELDGNNATKDQPDSTGFTDKLETLNKPLLSKTGKILRNFTLIDQKTQLQNKVRGYGQYGPTMSVEEFLEKEWEEGRVLQGGENDTAEHKEDEDNERWQDEQTYKAREWDEFTEANPRGSGNTINRG encoded by the coding sequence ATGTCAGCTAGTGAACGATACACCGCTATTCTCAAAATTTATACCGAAGAACTGGAACACCCTACTTTAAGACAAGATTCAGAAGAGTATCAGACACTTCTCACCTCTACGATTCAAGACCTTCTTTCATTGAAGACAATAGTATATGGAAAATTAGCCCTGTTTAGTAACAATGAAACCCTGGACGATATATCAACGAATTCACTAAAGTTTCTGTCGATAGATTATTACCTAGGAACAATGTGTTCTAAGAAGCAAGCCACCGCCAAGCAGGTTGGTGATCCAAGTTCAAAGAATAGAATGAAGGTGAAATTTTTAGAGAAGTCCGTACAGATTATTATGCAATTCCTCACCATGTTGCAAGACTATGAAATATTGGATACTATGCTGGCTAGAAAGATTGATTCATTTGCGGATGCCTTCAAACCGAAGCTCGAAgaattatattttcagCCATCAAATAGCACCGATTTATCTGGTGCAGAAATGAAGAGACAGCAGAAAATAGAAATGTTCCAGCAAACtaaaatgataaataataaattaaaagaattggaatctCGATTAAAAAACAAAGGTGATGAAGATATGGATGGACAAGACAACAAAGATGATGAGCTACTACGTAGCCTATATGtacaaaaattaaaaagtTTAAGCTACCAGagtttcaatgaaattgaacaaatcCTGTACGAAAGTGAATTACTAAATAACTTCCTTCAAAGGGCACCAAATATGGAAGAATTGGATGGTAACAATGCTACGAAGGATCAGCCTGATTCTACAGGATTCACTGATAAGCTTGAAACTTTAAACAAACCGCTATTGTCTAAGACTgggaaaatattaagaaattttaCGTTGATCGACCAAAAGACTCAGTTGCAAAATAAAGTACGCGGTTACGGTCAATACGGACCAACAATGTCTGTGGAAGAATTTCTAGAAAAAGAATGGGAGGAGGGAAGAGTACTCCAAGGTGGGGAGAATGATACAGCTGAACACAAAGAAGACGAAGATAATGAGCGTTGGCAAGATGAACAGACCTACAAGGCACGCGAATGGGACGAGTTTACGGAAGCCAACCCACGAGGTAGTGGAAACACAATTAACCGAGGTTAG